One Cellulosimicrobium protaetiae genomic region harbors:
- a CDS encoding ABC transporter ATP-binding protein: MDAVDARHLTKRYRRRGGTTTAVDDVSLVAVEGEVLGILGPNGAGKTTTVEMVAGVRRPDEGTVQVLGLDPFTDRAAVRQVLGVQLQSGFLHGALTVRELAHLYRTFYGTGRDPDELVATLGLEEQRDVRYERLSGGQQQRVAIVLALVGDPRVVILDELTTGLDPQARRQVWRVVESLRDGGATVLLVSHLMEEVERLCDRVTLIESGRVVAHDTPAGLVAGAGLDQRVRFRVAEPLPPALLDRVPGVDEVAVRGEQVVVTGRGDLLQEVSTALVRAGVVATETRLERATLDDAFLALTGRPLTEVPTGDPRATTVPTEEAA, from the coding sequence ATGGACGCCGTCGACGCACGGCACCTCACCAAGCGCTACCGGCGCAGGGGCGGCACGACGACGGCGGTGGACGACGTCAGCCTCGTCGCCGTCGAGGGCGAGGTCCTGGGGATCCTCGGCCCGAACGGGGCGGGCAAGACGACCACGGTCGAGATGGTCGCGGGCGTGCGCCGCCCCGACGAGGGGACCGTGCAGGTGCTCGGCCTCGACCCGTTCACCGACCGTGCCGCGGTGCGCCAGGTGCTGGGGGTGCAGCTCCAGTCAGGCTTCCTGCACGGCGCGCTGACGGTGCGCGAGCTCGCGCACCTCTACCGCACGTTCTACGGCACGGGCCGCGACCCCGACGAGCTGGTCGCGACGCTGGGGCTCGAGGAGCAGCGCGACGTGCGCTACGAGCGGCTCTCGGGAGGTCAGCAGCAGCGGGTCGCGATCGTCCTCGCGCTCGTCGGGGACCCGCGCGTCGTGATCCTCGACGAGCTCACGACCGGCCTCGACCCGCAGGCCCGCCGCCAGGTCTGGCGGGTGGTCGAGAGTCTGCGCGACGGCGGCGCGACCGTGCTCCTCGTCTCGCACCTCATGGAGGAGGTCGAGCGGCTGTGCGACCGCGTGACTCTCATCGAGAGCGGTCGTGTCGTCGCGCACGACACCCCGGCGGGCCTCGTCGCGGGTGCCGGGCTGGACCAGCGCGTGCGCTTCCGCGTCGCGGAACCGCTCCCGCCCGCCCTCCTGGACCGGGTCCCCGGCGTGGACGAGGTGGCGGTCCGCGGGGAGCAGGTCGTGGTGACCGGGCGCGGCGACCTGCTCCAGGAGGTGAGCACCGCGCTCGTGCGGGCAGGCGTCGTCGCGACCGAGACCCGGCTCGAGCGCGCGACGCTCGACGACGCGTTCCTCGCGCTGACCGGACGCCCGCTCACCGAGGTCCCGACGGGCGATCCCCGCGCGACGACCGTCCCGACCGAGGAGGCCGCATGA
- a CDS encoding ABC transporter permease, with protein sequence MTTTAPAVTTPSGRRTPHRPGPGAWVALVGAEARMVVRDTAGLVMPFGMPVLILVMYGVSEATEVVVPGSGGRTAFDVFVVPVVLAIVVGIIGVINMPSFLAYYRRSGVLKRLSVTPASPAMVLVAQVVVSVAQTAGGVTLALVVATAAFDARLPASPGVALGVLALASAATYAVGMLVAAVAPTPNAALALGLVAFFAFGATGGMFGDPSNLPEPVARAGELLPFGAAVQSLGDAWAGRPLDTAHLVALGGAVVVGTVGAARWFRWT encoded by the coding sequence ATGACCACCACCGCGCCCGCCGTCACGACGCCGTCCGGGCGGCGCACCCCGCACCGGCCCGGACCGGGCGCGTGGGTCGCCCTCGTCGGCGCCGAGGCCCGGATGGTCGTGCGCGACACCGCCGGTCTCGTCATGCCGTTCGGCATGCCCGTGCTGATCCTCGTCATGTACGGGGTCAGCGAGGCGACCGAGGTCGTGGTCCCGGGGTCGGGGGGCCGCACCGCGTTCGACGTGTTCGTCGTGCCGGTCGTGCTCGCGATCGTCGTCGGGATCATCGGCGTCATCAACATGCCGAGCTTCCTCGCCTACTACCGGCGGTCCGGGGTGCTCAAGCGCCTGTCCGTCACGCCCGCGTCGCCCGCCATGGTGCTCGTCGCGCAGGTCGTGGTGAGCGTCGCCCAGACCGCCGGGGGCGTCACGCTCGCGCTCGTCGTCGCGACGGCGGCGTTCGACGCGCGGCTTCCCGCGTCCCCGGGGGTCGCGCTCGGCGTGCTGGCCCTGGCGTCGGCCGCGACGTACGCGGTCGGGATGCTGGTGGCCGCCGTCGCGCCGACCCCCAACGCCGCGCTCGCGCTCGGTCTCGTCGCGTTCTTCGCGTTCGGCGCGACGGGCGGCATGTTCGGCGACCCGTCCAACCTCCCGGAGCCCGTCGCCCGGGCCGGGGAGCTGCTGCCGTTCGGCGCGGCCGTCCAGTCCCTGGGCGACGCGTGGGCGGGACGGCCCCTGGACACGGCGCACCTCGTCGCGCTCGGCGGCGCCGTCGTCGTCGGCACCGTCGGCGCCGCGCGCTGGTTCCGCTGGACCTGA